Proteins from a single region of Candidatus Woesearchaeota archaeon:
- a CDS encoding right-handed parallel beta-helix repeat-containing protein — MKRKRGLDAIYVVLAVIALFTITFFLTQNDTLTGAAIVAPEFGINPTLEPQIPTPPPQQIRAEPQSENSLRVQANCASWPCSCGDDITSSINMTSDLLCASSGNVTALTLWKNHTTFDCKGRTITFDNPTTVTTYYGIVITNNATNITVQNCNFLGNDSYGGSGSSTSFNIDIPSTGVTNITFLNITSKNASYGIALNGAQNITIVNSTFNYNDAYNVYSINDAGNHSILNSRLTNSGYGIYLRGLFGGTAPNSGSVTIQNNVIGNNSYGLALYDVAKLNITNNQITQSLNEAIKFEYYQQGYITENVIDSNYIENNTIGVKIYASYGNFIRNNTINRNTQYGLYLRPCQTCVANGLMWNNTFTNNNLSNNTAPFHIDFVSTRVHEYQQEIDNSNTVDGKNLLYLFNKNHTVINQSNNTAFIYAVYLQNLTIANVSINSSYSKLKYGIYTDHIFNSHFSNISVMNAEVGIKLSHTNSTQIHFANISNTTIGAEIYYGYYNNFTNSTLYNNSYGLLLNQTVGNNISRNIFINNSIGSFYVIAASSDEYNHTFETNNIANNRNIYYYYQQNNIVLSASSNPGVIYIINSTNAQITNLVSNGEYYNAFILNSSNIYLRNFTITDPFIGILAANVTNLTIHDGIVNFNQSLSNTFMNDYDPWGISVSNSSGTNLTSIRVSRAENAIKLELSANSILENISINYSQIYLSSQAILIRANNITLRNISIQNTTYGIYVDGSEYRDIFINASTFQNTIGVNLQNGPQNVVVGNSTFNSSETCLSGSASISYNTFQNCSTGYSGSGNVTNNTFLFNGIALNGAPTTARDNNFTSNQQAVVLSSTNSYFTSNFYYNNTKSISIQANQARSHHLFEFERIYNSASALYDQGVASIGNIFFVQANKNNTFRNVLIVNSTLDLNMSNGVNGEWWNLINSSINNTKLDTGALHRNYVVWYIDVNVTDQNANPLQDVNVSIFLSNGTLDSNNQTNTAGLSRLSYTEYYHQNDISYVLTPQTIKVIKGNYSQNISIFNFRNQTYAQKNFTLRLVECGGNITTNFEFGADYNCQLHGFNITSNNITIDGKGYTLRGQRSGLGNGFNVENRTGVEFVNIRVQNFTNGFFLTRTNQSNVSNSFAFNNSKGIFLNESADNGIYHTDIYNNSEAQVIATSDLVATNNLINVTTNQVNFSVASQAILTYQWLASINVTIDGSTALPVIQGANVSALRNDSFAMDTSQLTGAGGVALLPISSFIQNSSGKNYITPHSINVSFSVNGNVSKNFTSINVTNTNNTVIDLELSLNCASPYTGKTITSDETLCPGTYTVKDMSIPTGVAALTITCQGTTFLAPTTADTALTIDSRDNLKLTGGCYFQNYARAIYATSSDNFIFNNLTFTNCKLDTGAGDTDGTCVEIVSSSGGVFENFTFTNSRMYAVGTNNLQLHKGTIEDNEKAGLVLASSTGVNVTNITFDDNTKALRLDGSFADILNASTFVHNSFSDSSINHVIWGIEGSGAPAASSIEIAFNRTFGAFSQGNTYDDYCNKGTDSDGDGYVDTGSADVYPYNGTISTKINAPITDYHPKYQTCVTEVQVGSTGSGGSGSSGASAGGGGAGGAASGSASSGASSGTSSSAGKSTVANAQEARDSLQEVNVVQERTSLDTTQVVFTIKNTGDKEIHLTPQIEQDIDDPFMIVTRKTLGGKDSFLHDATGISYAKNTISGDLLRATLLNPEQIVVKPGETVEKAIQVKEGIGIPKQLKIQFTTFDETVLEKEVSVTRESVSGSAIDVDTQNNVFDLYAVIFPADLSQKIIEKQNNGITGAAVTRIDPKTQNGYNVEVTIQKKHLDLKSNLPSGFNLAKYLIETNTQDQIILSEFYGPYILKKKEGFVFGQQFEYDPDRINGEYEIIATIYQEQTPLITNIFPVQLD; from the coding sequence ATGAAGAGGAAAAGAGGTTTAGATGCAATTTATGTAGTTTTAGCTGTAATTGCCCTGTTTACAATTACTTTTTTTCTTACTCAGAATGACACATTAACCGGAGCAGCGATTGTTGCTCCGGAATTTGGTATTAATCCTACTCTCGAACCCCAAATACCAACCCCCCCACCGCAACAGATACGAGCTGAACCTCAAAGCGAGAATTCTCTACGGGTCCAAGCAAACTGCGCCAGTTGGCCATGTAGTTGTGGAGATGACATCACTTCTTCAATAAACATGACGAGTGATTTGTTATGCGCAAGCTCAGGTAATGTCACTGCCCTTACACTTTGGAAAAATCATACAACATTTGATTGTAAAGGTAGAACTATCACATTTGACAACCCTACAACAGTAACCACTTATTATGGAATTGTTATTACCAATAATGCTACCAATATCACTGTCCAGAATTGTAATTTCCTCGGAAACGATTCGTATGGTGGAAGTGGATCTAGTACAAGTTTTAATATTGACATCCCATCAACAGGCGTAACCAACATTACTTTTTTGAATATTACTTCTAAAAATGCAAGTTATGGGATTGCACTTAACGGTGCACAAAATATCACCATTGTTAATTCCACATTTAATTATAATGACGCATATAATGTGTATAGTATAAATGATGCTGGAAACCATAGTATACTTAACTCTCGCTTAACAAATTCAGGATATGGAATATATCTCAGAGGGTTATTCGGTGGAACTGCGCCAAATAGTGGATCAGTTACCATTCAAAACAATGTTATTGGTAATAATAGTTATGGACTTGCTCTTTATGACGTTGCAAAACTAAATATAACCAACAACCAAATCACACAAAGTCTTAATGAAGCAATTAAGTTTGAATATTATCAACAGGGCTACATAACAGAAAACGTAATTGATTCAAATTACATAGAGAATAATACTATTGGAGTTAAAATATATGCCTCTTATGGTAACTTCATTCGAAATAACACCATTAACCGCAATACTCAATATGGATTATATTTACGCCCATGTCAAACTTGTGTTGCAAATGGTTTAATGTGGAATAATACCTTTACCAATAATAATCTCAGCAATAACACAGCACCATTTCATATTGATTTTGTTAGTACCCGCGTTCATGAGTATCAACAAGAGATCGATAATTCAAACACGGTTGATGGAAAAAACCTCCTCTACCTTTTCAACAAAAATCACACCGTTATTAATCAATCTAACAACACCGCATTTATCTACGCAGTGTATCTGCAAAATTTAACTATCGCCAACGTAAGTATCAACTCGAGTTACAGCAAACTAAAATATGGAATTTATACCGATCATATCTTTAACAGCCATTTCTCAAACATTTCGGTTATGAACGCAGAAGTAGGAATTAAATTGAGCCACACCAACTCCACTCAAATCCATTTTGCCAACATTAGCAACACCACGATAGGAGCAGAAATATATTACGGATATTATAATAATTTTACAAATAGCACGTTATACAATAATAGTTATGGTCTGCTCTTAAATCAAACAGTAGGAAACAACATTAGCAGAAATATTTTTATCAATAATTCTATTGGAAGTTTCTATGTAATAGCCGCATCATCAGATGAGTATAACCACACTTTTGAAACAAACAATATTGCTAATAATCGCAATATCTATTATTATTATCAACAAAACAACATTGTTCTAAGCGCAAGTTCAAATCCGGGAGTAATTTACATCATAAATAGTACAAATGCCCAAATTACTAATCTTGTAAGTAACGGCGAATATTATAACGCTTTTATCTTAAATTCAAGCAATATTTATCTTCGAAACTTCACCATTACTGACCCATTTATAGGGATTTTAGCAGCAAATGTAACTAATCTTACCATCCACGATGGGATTGTTAACTTTAATCAATCATTGAGTAACACATTTATGAATGATTATGACCCCTGGGGCATTAGTGTTAGCAATAGTTCAGGAACTAATCTTACATCAATACGCGTTTCAAGAGCAGAAAATGCTATCAAATTAGAGCTAAGCGCAAATTCTATACTAGAAAATATTAGTATTAATTATTCACAAATTTACCTCTCTTCACAAGCGATTTTAATTCGGGCTAACAACATAACTCTTCGTAATATCAGTATCCAAAATACAACATATGGGATCTATGTTGATGGTAGTGAATACAGAGACATATTTATCAATGCTTCAACATTTCAAAATACCATTGGAGTAAACTTACAAAACGGCCCACAAAATGTGGTCGTAGGAAATAGTACATTTAACAGCTCAGAAACATGCCTATCTGGATCAGCAAGTATCTCTTATAACACCTTTCAAAATTGCAGTACGGGGTATAGTGGAAGTGGTAATGTTACCAATAATACCTTTTTGTTTAATGGCATCGCGTTAAACGGCGCCCCAACAACAGCAAGAGATAATAATTTTACCTCTAATCAACAAGCAGTTGTTCTCTCATCAACAAACAGTTATTTTACTTCAAACTTTTATTATAACAATACGAAGTCCATTTCAATTCAAGCAAACCAAGCTCGATCTCACCATCTTTTTGAATTCGAACGCATTTATAATTCAGCATCAGCTCTTTATGACCAAGGAGTTGCATCAATCGGAAATATTTTCTTTGTGCAAGCAAACAAAAATAACACGTTTAGAAATGTGCTAATCGTAAACAGCACGCTAGACCTAAACATGTCCAATGGTGTCAATGGAGAATGGTGGAATTTGATCAACAGCAGTATCAACAACACCAAACTCGACACCGGAGCGCTGCATCGCAATTATGTAGTGTGGTATATTGATGTTAATGTCACAGACCAAAATGCGAATCCCCTTCAAGATGTAAATGTAAGCATCTTCTTAAGCAACGGAACACTCGACTCCAACAACCAAACTAATACTGCTGGTCTCTCACGACTAAGCTACACCGAATACTATCACCAAAATGACATCAGTTATGTTCTCACACCACAAACAATCAAAGTGATTAAAGGAAACTATTCACAAAACATTTCCATATTTAATTTCCGCAATCAAACCTATGCCCAAAAAAACTTTACTCTGCGCTTAGTCGAATGCGGAGGAAACATAACTACTAACTTTGAATTCGGTGCAGATTACAATTGCCAATTGCATGGATTTAATATTACATCAAACAACATCACCATAGATGGAAAAGGATATACTTTGCGAGGACAACGCAGTGGATTAGGAAACGGATTTAATGTTGAAAACAGAACCGGCGTGGAATTTGTAAATATACGAGTTCAAAATTTCACTAATGGATTCTTTTTAACCAGAACAAATCAATCCAATGTCAGCAACTCATTCGCTTTCAATAATAGCAAGGGTATTTTCTTAAATGAATCGGCAGATAATGGAATATATCATACTGATATTTACAACAATAGTGAAGCACAAGTCATAGCAACAAGCGATTTAGTCGCCACAAACAACCTTATTAATGTCACTACCAACCAAGTCAATTTTAGCGTTGCGAGTCAAGCAATACTTACATACCAATGGTTAGCATCAATTAATGTTACTATTGATGGATCAACGGCCCTCCCAGTAATTCAAGGAGCAAATGTTTCAGCGCTGCGCAATGATTCTTTTGCCATGGACACATCGCAGCTTACTGGAGCAGGAGGAGTTGCTCTGCTTCCAATCTCTTCATTCATTCAAAATTCATCCGGAAAAAATTACATTACGCCTCATTCTATTAATGTCAGTTTCTCTGTTAACGGCAATGTAAGTAAGAACTTTACCTCAATAAATGTTACTAACACAAATAACACAGTAATCGATCTTGAACTCTCACTTAACTGCGCAAGCCCCTACACAGGAAAGACAATCACCAGTGATGAAACTCTCTGCCCAGGGACATATACTGTTAAAGATATGTCCATACCTACGGGCGTCGCAGCATTAACCATAACCTGTCAAGGAACAACCTTCCTTGCCCCTACCACTGCAGACACAGCACTCACAATAGACAGCAGAGATAACCTAAAACTTACTGGAGGATGTTATTTTCAAAACTATGCCAGAGCCATTTATGCCACAAGTTCAGATAATTTCATTTTTAACAATCTTACATTTACTAATTGTAAATTAGATACAGGAGCAGGAGACACAGATGGTACCTGTGTTGAAATAGTTTCATCAAGCGGAGGAGTATTTGAAAATTTCACATTTACTAATTCTCGAATGTATGCAGTTGGAACAAATAATTTACAACTCCATAAAGGAACAATAGAAGACAATGAAAAAGCAGGGCTTGTTCTTGCTTCAAGTACGGGAGTCAATGTTACAAATATCACGTTTGACGATAATACAAAAGCGCTACGCCTTGATGGTAGCTTTGCAGATATATTAAACGCATCTACATTTGTTCATAACTCATTTTCTGATAGCAGTATTAATCATGTTATTTGGGGTATTGAAGGATCTGGTGCACCTGCAGCCAGCTCGATCGAAATTGCATTCAACCGTACTTTTGGCGCATTCAGCCAAGGAAACACCTATGATGATTATTGTAATAAAGGAACAGACTCCGATGGTGATGGATATGTTGATACAGGTTCAGCAGACGTCTACCCCTACAATGGAACAATCAGCACCAAAATTAATGCCCCTATCACTGATTATCATCCTAAATACCAAACATGTGTGACAGAAGTACAAGTAGGAAGCACTGGAAGCGGTGGTAGTGGAAGTTCAGGCGCAAGTGCAGGAGGTGGAGGAGCAGGTGGTGCAGCGAGCGGATCGGCGAGTAGTGGAGCAAGTTCTGGAACAAGTAGCTCTGCAGGAAAATCAACTGTTGCGAACGCCCAAGAAGCACGAGATTCACTTCAAGAAGTAAATGTTGTACAAGAAAGAACATCACTCGACACAACCCAAGTAGTATTCACCATTAAAAACACAGGAGATAAAGAAATCCATCTTACACCACAAATCGAACAAGACATTGATGACCCATTTATGATTGTTACACGTAAAACTCTTGGAGGAAAAGATTCGTTCCTGCATGATGCTACAGGCATTTCTTATGCTAAAAACACAATCTCGGGCGATCTGCTACGAGCAACCTTACTCAACCCTGAACAAATTGTTGTAAAACCCGGAGAAACTGTTGAAAAAGCAATTCAAGTAAAAGAAGGAATTGGCATTCCAAAACAACTCAAAATTCAGTTTACTACCTTTGACGAAACCGTCCTTGAAAAAGAAGTCTCTGTCACACGCGAATCAGTAAGTGGAAGTGCCATTGATGTAGATACACAAAATAATGTTTTTGATCTTTATGCAGTTATTTTCCCCGCAGACCTCTCTCAAAAAATAATCGAAAAACAAAATAATGGCATCACCGGAGCAGCAGTTACTAGAATTGATCCCAAGACACAAAATGGATATAATGTTGAAGTAACTATTCAAAAGAAACACCTAGATCTAAAAAGCAACCTACCATCAGGGTTTAATCTCGCAAAATATCTAATAGAAACAAATACGCAAGACCAAATTATTCTAAGCGAATTTTATGGACCATATATCCTTAAGAAAAAAGAAGGATTCGTTTTTGGACAACAATTTGAATATGATCCGGATAGAATTAATGGAGAATACGAGATTATTGCTACAATTTACCAAGAACAAACCCCTTTAATAACAAACATATTCCCAGTTCAGTTAGATTAA
- a CDS encoding GNAT family N-acetyltransferase has product MYVDYIAVGSTLRKRGIANALLDYVIELEKPELVELFSLDSAIKFWKKWGFHFHVCMFQN; this is encoded by the coding sequence TTGTATGTTGATTATATTGCAGTGGGAAGCACGTTGCGTAAACGAGGTATTGCGAATGCTCTTTTGGATTATGTTATAGAACTTGAAAAACCGGAGTTAGTGGAATTATTTTCTCTTGATTCGGCTATTAAATTTTGGAAGAAATGGGGTTTTCATTTCCACGTTTGTATGTTTCAGAATTAA
- a CDS encoding 50S ribosomal protein L11 → MAKQVVETMVEGGKATAAPPLGPALGPTGVNIGLVVTEINKKTADLKGMQVPVKVIVDTSTKEFSIEIGTPPAAALIKKEAGIEKGASNPKTDQVADLVIEQVIKIALTKQDALLGKDLTMKVREIIGTCQSMGVLVEGMSAQQALVAVKEGKFDAKIKAQKTEVSAEEKAHLAAERTRLQADIEKRRTEFETKAKAILKDLEKEPKKARKAMAEAGIPISIINELVPPEKKK, encoded by the coding sequence ATGGCAAAACAAGTTGTTGAAACTATGGTTGAAGGCGGTAAAGCTACCGCAGCTCCACCGTTAGGTCCTGCTCTAGGTCCAACGGGAGTTAATATTGGTTTAGTTGTTACCGAAATTAACAAGAAAACCGCTGATCTTAAAGGAATGCAAGTTCCCGTTAAAGTTATTGTTGATACATCAACAAAAGAATTTAGTATCGAAATTGGGACTCCGCCCGCTGCTGCTCTTATTAAAAAAGAAGCAGGTATTGAGAAAGGAGCATCAAATCCAAAAACGGATCAAGTTGCCGATTTAGTTATTGAGCAGGTTATCAAAATTGCGCTTACTAAGCAGGATGCTTTACTTGGTAAAGATCTGACTATGAAAGTGCGTGAAATTATTGGCACATGTCAATCTATGGGTGTTCTTGTTGAGGGTATGTCTGCTCAACAAGCTCTTGTTGCAGTTAAAGAAGGTAAATTTGATGCTAAAATTAAAGCTCAAAAAACCGAAGTTAGCGCTGAAGAGAAAGCTCATCTTGCTGCTGAACGTACAAGACTTCAAGCAGATATTGAGAAACGTCGCACTGAGTTTGAAACGAAAGCGAAAGCTATTCTTAAAGATCTTGAAAAAGAACCTAAGAAAGCTCGTAAAGCGATGGCTGAAGCAGGTATTCCAATTTCAATCATTAATGAATTGGTACCTCCTGAGAAGAAAAAATAA